A DNA window from Spirochaetota bacterium contains the following coding sequences:
- a CDS encoding SDR family oxidoreductase yields the protein MNNEKAIITSQKINLISLEGRTAMITGAGSGIGKGIANTLADAGATIYAVDYNLNSLLELKEESEGKGRKVRIFQYDLSSRKEIQKLWDEVRNAEPDILINNVGLYQFKDFLEIDEEFLNKAIDINLKSCFWMCQFMIKRNLERSRGGTIVNISSIEAVLPLVEGLTHYTASKAGVIAITRALAREYAHKGFRVNAILPGGIVTSGTKNLAKKALMKFDLTLLKSGRRFWDRLPSKKLGKPEDIGRVVLALVSDLFSYVHGAVIPVDGGFLSA from the coding sequence ATGAATAATGAAAAGGCAATCATCACTTCACAGAAAATAAATTTAATCTCTCTAGAAGGGAGGACAGCTATGATAACAGGTGCAGGGAGTGGAATAGGTAAAGGGATAGCAAACACTCTTGCAGATGCAGGAGCAACAATATACGCAGTAGATTACAACCTTAACTCACTGTTGGAGTTAAAAGAAGAATCTGAGGGAAAGGGAAGAAAAGTAAGGATATTCCAATACGACCTATCAAGTAGAAAAGAAATTCAGAAACTATGGGACGAAGTTAGAAATGCAGAACCAGACATACTCATAAACAATGTAGGCTTGTATCAATTCAAGGATTTTTTAGAAATTGACGAAGAGTTTCTGAACAAGGCTATAGACATAAACCTTAAATCTTGTTTCTGGATGTGTCAGTTTATGATAAAAAGGAACCTTGAAAGAAGCAGAGGAGGAACGATAGTTAATATATCTTCAATAGAGGCGGTATTACCACTCGTTGAAGGTCTTACACACTATACTGCTAGCAAAGCAGGTGTTATAGCAATCACAAGAGCACTAGCAAGGGAATATGCCCACAAAGGCTTTAGAGTTAACGCCATACTGCCGGGAGGCATCGTTACATCAGGAACGAAAAACCTTGCCAAAAAAGCACTGATGAAATTTGATTTGACTCTTCTCAAATCAGGTAGGCGATTCTGGGATAGACTCCCGTCAAAAAAGCTTGGAAAACCTGAAGACATAGGTAGGGTTGTATTAGCATTGGTAAGCGATTTGTTTTCTTATGTCCACGGAGCGGTAATACCAGTAGATGGAGGATTTCTATCAGCATAA
- a CDS encoding TetR/AcrR family transcriptional regulator yields METSPRDRIMGSAIKLFSTKGFDATSVDEIAKDSNINKAMIYYYFSSKDGLLVSIIRKSIDEFYKTVQDMDIESFASLKDFIRTLVVNLVDYITTHKDVVKIFFREGFIYSDKIGSTVSELISWVFENLISKIKNKFKLSDNLSYIDCAIMTNLVAGIIHLESRLDGEETEIIKNTYIDKITDIMYFLVSKNC; encoded by the coding sequence ATGGAGACTTCTCCTAGGGATAGGATAATGGGATCTGCGATAAAACTCTTTTCAACGAAGGGTTTTGACGCTACATCTGTTGATGAAATAGCGAAGGATTCAAACATCAACAAAGCGATGATATACTACTACTTCTCAAGTAAGGATGGACTACTCGTAAGTATCATTAGAAAAAGCATTGACGAATTCTACAAGACAGTTCAAGATATGGATATAGAATCATTCGCATCACTCAAGGATTTCATAAGAACATTAGTCGTAAATCTCGTAGACTACATCACAACACACAAGGATGTAGTTAAAATCTTTTTTAGGGAAGGGTTCATATACAGCGATAAAATAGGATCTACGGTAAGTGAGTTAATATCTTGGGTTTTTGAAAACTTAATCTCAAAAATAAAGAACAAATTCAAACTCTCTGATAATCTATCCTACATTGACTGTGCGATAATGACAAACCTAGTTGCCGGTATAATCCACTTAGAGAGTAGGCTTGATGGTGAAGAAACTGAAATCATTAAAAACACCTACATTGATAAAATAACTGACATTATGTATTTTCTCGTTTCAAAAAATTGTTAA